The DNA region GTCGCGGAGGCGCCTTGCAGCGGCCGATCAGGGCCGCTTCATGTTGCAGGTGGTCGGAAGCACCGTCTGATCGGTGTCGATCCTGGAGACGATGTGCCAGCCCCAGCCGGTGTTCTCTTCGTCGAACGGCTCCTTGGCCTTGTCGGCCAGCGAGCCGAACGAGGAGATGATGATCGGCTGGAAGAACTGGTGGTCGTCCTTGCGCATGAAGCCGTCGCCGCCGTCGAACACTTCGAACTTCATGCCCTCGAGCGCGGCCGCGACTTTCACCGGATCGATCGAATTGGCTTTCTCGGCGGCGGCCTTGAACATCCGCATCTCATTGACGGCGCGCGGATACCACACGGAAATGCCGGTCTTGGCGCGGAAGTCCTTCTCGAAATCCATCGCCGCCTTGTTGCCGGAGTTCGGGACGCCTTCGCTGATCTGGAACACCTGGTTCTCGAGACCGGTCTGCTTGATCGCAGTCGGTCCACCGGCGCCGCCGGCATAATATGTGTACCAGTTGACCTTGAGGCCGGCATCGGCCGCGGCCTTCAACAGCAGCGCGAAGTCCTGTCCCCAGTTGCCGGTCACGACGGTGTCGGCGCCGGACGCCTTGATCTTGGCGATGTAGGGCGAGAAGTCGGTGACCTTGAGCATCGGGTGCAGCTCGTCGCCGACGATCTGGATGTCCGGACGCTTTTCGCCCAGCATCTTGCGCGCTTCCGATCGCACCGACTGGCCGAACGAGTAGTCCATGTTGATCAGATAGACCTTCTTGATCGACGGCTGGCCCTTCATGTAGTTGGTCAGCGCGGCCATCTTGATGTCCGAGTTCGCATCCCAGCGGAAATGCCAGTAGCTGCACTTCTCGTTGGTCATGCTCGGATCGACCGCGGCGTAGTTGAAGTACAGCACTTCCTTGCCGGGGTTGCGCGAGTTGTTCTTGGTGACGAAGTCTTCCAGCGCCGCACCGACCGACGAGCCGTTGCCCTGGGTGATGTAGTGGATGCCGGCGTCGACCGCCTTCTGCGCCTGCACCAGGCTTTCCTGCGGATTGGTCTTGTTGTCGAGCGGGACGATCTCGACCTTGTGGCCGAGGATGCCGCCTTTGGCGTTCAGCTCGTCGGCGAGATACTGAAACGTCTTCAGGCCGCCTTCGCCAACGCTGGCGCCGCCGCCGGAGAGCGGATCGATATAGCCGATCTTGATGGATTCCTGCGCGGACGCCGCGCCTCCCAACACCGTCAGCGCTGCCGCGGCGGCAACGATCAGCCTATGCATCCTGCGTTCCTCCCTTGCTCATGTTCTGATTGATCTTAAGCGATCGAGGCCGTCTCATAACCCCAATTGCCGCGCCTTCGCAACTTTCGCCTTGAATATGGCGTCAAGTTTTAGCGGAAGGTAGTATGATGTTATAGGCTATATGTCCTCAGAATTGGTCGCTGTTTTGAATTAGCAGTAAACTTTCGGATGAGACCTGCGCCCGCCCGCCCAGCATTTTGGAACCGATGCTCAAGCCGGATGTCGCCGCGGCTTGAGTCCCGAGAGAAACAACCGCGCGAAATGATCGGCGATCTCGGCTGGAGACCAGTCACGCCTGGTCCTGAACCAGATCGGATACCAGTGGCCCATTCCGGTCAGAATACGCTCGGCGAAGTAGGTATCGATGCGGCGGAAGCGGCCCTCGTCGATCCAGCGCTGATAGCTGTCCTGGTCCCGCCGGATCGTCGCCAGCACCTCGCCGACATAGGCTTTCCGGTCAATTTCGTTGAGATAGTTGATGTTGTGGTAGGTCGCCTTCGGGCCGCAGGGCGTGTCGTGCAGCATCAACAGCAAGCGGATTCTCTGCACGATGTGATCGAATGCGCCGAGGCTGTGTTCTTGCAGGTGCTCGCGGATGCTGATCTCGCCGGCGAGCCCGCGCCGCAGGCAAGCCAACAACAGGCTCTCCTTTTCGCTGAAGTGATAGTAGATGCCGGCGCGGGTCATGCCCGCATCCGCGGCGATGCTCTCGAGCGACGTGCCTGACGCGCCCCTGCGGTTGAAGCTGTCGGAGGCAATCGAAAGCATCCTGTCGAACTTCGCGGCCCGCTTGTTCAACGCCGCGCGCGACTCCAGGAATGGGGCAAGGCTGAGCGGTTCGGGCATCTCGGGAACCGCGATCTCGCGCCGGTAAACCCCGTGCGTGATGATGTCATCGATGGCATCGATCGCCTGCTGGCGCGTGTAGTAGTCGCGTTCGGACAGCCAGAACGGAACCCAGTCCAGGATGGAGATGAGCGCCACCGCCGTGAGCAGCG from Bradyrhizobium sp. B124 includes:
- a CDS encoding TetR family transcriptional regulator — translated: MQVAALTGRAEEILVAASRLFARHSYANVTMEQVAAAVQAVPGALYHHFRDKEDLIFHCYLRGLAIYRREMEAAAEPGIDGLEIVRRFVRGRLRSEAQRMILFTDIDALAAPYSSEVHAKRWQNAAWLAEILDRGVADGSIACDEPLLTAVALISILDWVPFWLSERDYYTRQQAIDAIDDIITHGVYRREIAVPEMPEPLSLAPFLESRAALNKRAAKFDRMLSIASDSFNRRGASGTSLESIAADAGMTRAGIYYHFSEKESLLLACLRRGLAGEISIREHLQEHSLGAFDHIVQRIRLLLMLHDTPCGPKATYHNINYLNEIDRKAYVGEVLATIRRDQDSYQRWIDEGRFRRIDTYFAERILTGMGHWYPIWFRTRRDWSPAEIADHFARLFLSGLKPRRHPA
- a CDS encoding branched-chain amino acid ABC transporter substrate-binding protein, with amino-acid sequence MHRLIVAAAAALTVLGGAASAQESIKIGYIDPLSGGGASVGEGGLKTFQYLADELNAKGGILGHKVEIVPLDNKTNPQESLVQAQKAVDAGIHYITQGNGSSVGAALEDFVTKNNSRNPGKEVLYFNYAAVDPSMTNEKCSYWHFRWDANSDIKMAALTNYMKGQPSIKKVYLINMDYSFGQSVRSEARKMLGEKRPDIQIVGDELHPMLKVTDFSPYIAKIKASGADTVVTGNWGQDFALLLKAAADAGLKVNWYTYYAGGAGGPTAIKQTGLENQVFQISEGVPNSGNKAAMDFEKDFRAKTGISVWYPRAVNEMRMFKAAAEKANSIDPVKVAAALEGMKFEVFDGGDGFMRKDDHQFFQPIIISSFGSLADKAKEPFDEENTGWGWHIVSRIDTDQTVLPTTCNMKRP